In the genome of Deltaproteobacteria bacterium, the window TGTCTCTTCTCCAGTTCCCCCCTGGATTGGGATTGGACCTTTTCCAGCTCAAGCCTGGCCATCTCGAGGAAGGTTTTGCCGCTGCTCTGCAAAACATCGGAGGAAAGCGCCTTGAAGGTGTCGCTCAGGGTCTCCCTGGCCGTTTCGATAACCTTGAGGTTTTCCCCGGCTGCCTCCCTCTCGATTTCGAGGGTGGTTTCCAGGCGAACGATTTTCGTCCTGGCGATCAGCCAGGCAAGTATGGCGCCGGTAACGACACCCGCGAGGGCGAGAATTATGGCAGACAAATCCATGGGGCTTCTCCTTCTGGGAAAATAACTGCTCTCATCATAGAGGAGGAGGATGAGGAGTTCAACGAGGATTTCCCGTCCGGAAATTTCATGTTATTCTTCCTCAAGACCTGGTTCATCCGGCTAAAGCGCGCACCTTTATTATTTTGCTGTCATTGCGAGGACCCTGAGCTTGTCGAAGGGGACGCGGCAATCCCGGGCGGAGCTGAAAAGGTCAAAAGCTAATTCATCACAGTCACGCCGATGGCGTGATTTGAAGGTCACCCCACAGGGTTTTTAAAGAAAGGTTTTAAAAAACACGGTTCATCACAATAATGCGTACCTTACTGCATCTAAAGGCCTGATTTAACAGGGATGAAGGGGATGGCGGGGATAGGACAAACATCGTAAGCGCAGAGAACCTGAAACTCTGGACTTCGGCATCTGGGGCCCGCGGAGCGCAGCGTGCATCAGCGGCCAAGAAGCCTTTAAGTTCCTTTACCGCGGATGGACGCAGATGGACGCGGATAAGGCGCATCCCTCACCAAAGCCGTTGAGGCACTTCGGGTTGCGATGAAAGCTTGCTTTAATCTCAATCCGAAGTGCCTCAATCAGCCGATTTCAGAGAAATCCCTCTCCCCCTGGAGAGGTTTGGTGAGGGGGGTATCTTTTCCATGGACACCGGGGCTCTGAAAGGGGTTGTTCGGGAATTTATCCCCTCCATCCCCTTCATCCCTGTGAGAAAAGGTTCATGATGATTATCCGCTCCAGACTCCGACGAAGCTGAACAGGGAGCGAGCGTGAGAAAAGAGGAAAATGCCGAAAAACGGAATTGACCGCTACCGAGGCTGTCTTCTGGGGCTGGCCGTCGGAGACGCCTTGGGCGCGCCCCTGGAGTTTCAGGAGCCGGGAACTTTCACATCCCTTACGGACATGACGGGCGGCGGGATTTTCGGTCTCGAACCCGGACAGTGGACCGACGACACATCCATGGCCCTTTGCCTGGCGGAAAGCCTTATCGAGTGCAACGGCTTTAACGAGACCGACCAGATCGCCCGGTTCCTTCGATGGTATCGTGAGGGTCACCTGAGCAGCACCGGGAACTGTTTCGATATCGGGGATACCATCCGGGAGGCCCTCGAGAGGTATGAACGAACCGGCGATCCCTTCGCGGGTCCTACGGAACCGGATCGAGCCGGCAACGGTTCCATCATGCGCCTGGCGCCGGTGCCGCTGGCCTTCGCGGACACCCCATGCAAGGGAATCCATCTTTCGGGAAAAAGTTCGAGGACGACCCACGGAGCCCTCGCGGCGATCGATACCTGCCGTCTCCTCGGCCAGATCATTATCAGCATAGTTAACGGGGCGGGGCGAAAGGAACTTTTTTCCGGCAGCTCTTACCAGGCCCCGGAGGGATGGAAACTGGATCCGCCCCTTGTCCCGGAGGTCCAGGCAATAGCCGACGGTTCCTTCCAACGGCTCACACCGCCGAAAATCAGGGGAACGGGATACGCCGTCAAGTCCCTGGAGGCGGCGCTCTGGGCCTTTTACCACAGCACATCCTTCCAGGAGGGGGCGCGAAAGGCCGTCAACCTGGGCGACGACGCCGACACAACCGGAGCGGTGTACGGCCAGATTGCCGGGGCCTTTTACGGGGAGTCGGGCATCCCGAAAGAGTGGAAGGAAACCATCGCCCGCAAAGACCTGATTCTGCAGTATGCCGACAGGCTTTACGGCCTGGCCTGGGGGGAATAAGAGTCCAGAGTCCATCCACCTTCGCTCTGCGAGCTATGGCGGACAGGGAGTCCGGAGTCCAGGGTCTGGAGTCGCGAGTCCAGAGTCCAGGGTCCAGAGTCCAGAGT includes:
- a CDS encoding ADP-ribosylglycohydrolase family protein, whose protein sequence is MPKNGIDRYRGCLLGLAVGDALGAPLEFQEPGTFTSLTDMTGGGIFGLEPGQWTDDTSMALCLAESLIECNGFNETDQIARFLRWYREGHLSSTGNCFDIGDTIREALERYERTGDPFAGPTEPDRAGNGSIMRLAPVPLAFADTPCKGIHLSGKSSRTTHGALAAIDTCRLLGQIIISIVNGAGRKELFSGSSYQAPEGWKLDPPLVPEVQAIADGSFQRLTPPKIRGTGYAVKSLEAALWAFYHSTSFQEGARKAVNLGDDADTTGAVYGQIAGAFYGESGIPKEWKETIARKDLILQYADRLYGLAWGE